The following coding sequences lie in one bacterium genomic window:
- a CDS encoding tetratricopeptide repeat protein: protein MRRFILLAALILFPLSAWAQGGETAIVKQAIQLEQQAPADTQFADLYEKLKASPRDPQIHLQLGDIYFERALYELAIASYRQALAFQPKLAPAHVGLSKVFRKQKQNAWEIAEMAAAVEDEPENAELRLRLGTLYMEPQHFDYDKAKKQFQALKKMNSPLALELGAKMGLD, encoded by the coding sequence ATGCGTCGCTTCATCTTGCTCGCGGCACTGATTTTATTCCCGCTCTCAGCCTGGGCCCAAGGCGGCGAGACCGCCATCGTCAAGCAAGCCATCCAGCTCGAGCAGCAAGCTCCGGCCGACACCCAGTTCGCCGACCTCTACGAGAAGCTCAAGGCCAGCCCCCGCGATCCCCAGATCCACCTCCAGCTGGGCGACATCTATTTCGAAAGGGCGCTCTATGAGCTGGCCATCGCTTCCTATCGCCAAGCCCTGGCCTTTCAGCCCAAGCTGGCTCCGGCTCACGTCGGACTCTCCAAGGTGTTCCGCAAGCAGAAGCAGAACGCCTGGGAGATTGCCGAGATGGCGGCGGCGGTCGAAGACGAGCCGGAGAACGCCGAGCTTCGGCTTCGGCTCGGCACGCTCTACATGGAGCCCCAGCATTTCGACTACGACAAGGCTAAAAAGCAGTTCCAAGCCTTGAAGAAGATGAACTCGCCACTGGCCCTGGAGTTGGGCGCCAAGATGGGATTGGACTAA